The DNA region aacatATAGTTGGTTTGTTTATGTGATATTTAGTTCTATAGGAAAAACACTTGGGTTGGTATTCTAAAGAGTCATATATACTTTATTCCACTGAGATTTAATTGTCTTTGCTTTTGATTTATATAAAAGGGTAGTAAAGGATATGATCCCAAGTGGGTACAGTTCATTTTTTAAACCCCATATTGACAAATTAAAACTCAATTCAAACCATAGGTAATTAAAGGACTCACATGTGTGGTAGACTAAATGTTAATGTTATACATTAGAACGCTAGCATGgcttgaaatatattataattggtactacactaatcagttttgaatcttttgatgggcttttttttttaatattactaaaataattaaataatttatggtTGCAGATCTTTTAATTCAGCAACGGTGTGAATCAGCTTGTGTGTTGGAGTTTGAGACTATAAACTACTCTTGTAAAAGTCGGTTCATTTTTCCCTTTCACTGGTCCACTTGAGTTTTCTTGTCTATATTTTCAATTCCAATTTTTTAGATTATGATTGCATTGAGGAGAACACTCTACCTATGGTTGTGTTACTTAAATTCTGCGAACTTTTCTGCACAACTCAACTCAGAATGTTACGAATCCTTGACCCTTTTACCTTGTTGAGTAGATCTTGTCACTTTGAATCGAAACCAGGCTTCAATTCTTGGGGCCCAACCTCGCCCTTGAGaccaaaaattaccaaaaacaaTGTTGCAATTTTCTGGGATTTGGACAATAAACCACCAAACTCATTCCCGCCATACAACACTGCTGTCAAGCTAAAGGCAGCAATGGCGTCCTTTGGGGTTGTTAGATACATGGTGGCATATGCAAATCATCACGCATTTACCCATGTTCCACAAGTTGTtagggagcaaagaaaagagaggaaaatactGAATCAGTTGGAGAATAGGGGTGTGATTAAGACAGTTGAGCCGTATCTTTGTCGGGTTTGTGGgaggaatttttattcaaatgagAAGTTTGTAAATCATTTCAAGCAAATTCATGAGCGTGAGCAGATAAAAAGGTTGAATCAGATAGAGTCAGCAAGGGGGAAGATGAGGGTGAAGCTAGTGGCTAAGTATTCCATGAAGATGGAGAAGTATAAGAATGCTGCGAGGGATATTTTGACTCCGAAGGTGGGGTATGGTTTGGCTGATGAGTTGAAGCAGGCAGGGTTTTGGGTTCACACTGTGTCGAATAAGCCACAAGCTGCAGATGTTGCTTTGAAGAATCATATGGTGGATATGATGGATAGGAGGAGAGTTGAGTGTATGGTGCTTGTATCAGATGATTCGGATTTTGTGGATGTTTTGAAGGAGGCAAAGTTGCGATGTTTGAAGACAGTTGTTGTGGGGGATGTGAATGATGGGGCTTTGAAGAGGGTTGCGGATGCAGGGTTTTCATG from Castanea sativa cultivar Marrone di Chiusa Pesio chromosome 6, ASM4071231v1 includes:
- the LOC142640581 gene encoding uncharacterized protein LOC142640581 codes for the protein MVVLLKFCELFCTTQLRMLRILDPFTLLSRSCHFESKPGFNSWGPTSPLRPKITKNNVAIFWDLDNKPPNSFPPYNTAVKLKAAMASFGVVRYMVAYANHHAFTHVPQVVREQRKERKILNQLENRGVIKTVEPYLCRVCGRNFYSNEKFVNHFKQIHEREQIKRLNQIESARGKMRVKLVAKYSMKMEKYKNAARDILTPKVGYGLADELKQAGFWVHTVSNKPQAADVALKNHMVDMMDRRRVECMVLVSDDSDFVDVLKEAKLRCLKTVVVGDVNDGALKRVADAGFSWSEILMGKAKKEAESVVGKWKDHDILKRLEWTYNPEVEKKVYDLEDEVVEETQNVDFEGIVSGVVDGNIQEDNKAWWELDSDGDVSSQSLKRLEWRYNPEVKNNVCSFEDEVAEETENGDFEGIVSGVDEDYMQKEDSIAWSDLGSNVDAVSSQSSG